Proteins from one Cryptomeria japonica chromosome 4, Sugi_1.0, whole genome shotgun sequence genomic window:
- the LOC131071052 gene encoding 3-hydroxy-3-methylglutaryl-coenzyme A reductase 1-like has protein sequence MDVAGLRKSKMVLKGEVKRKNDPGNSKLLASDALLLPLGLTNKFFFLVFFASSYFLMKRWREKMGTSTPLHVVNFEELVAIVAHLSSFIYLLGFFGIDYVQNFISGNDDFVEEADINIPPATCGIEDKEEIIVKKPEVQLKGINLGDNDDADIAAAVCNGTVASYSLESSLGDCKRAASVRRSALEIMTGRSLDGLPLEGFDYQSILGQCCEMPVGYVQIPVGVAGPLLVNGLEYMVPMATTEGCLVASTNRGCKAILMSGGATSILLRDGMTRAPVVRFQSAKRAAELKFYIEDPANSDNLCDIFNR, from the coding sequence ATGGATGTTGCTGGTCTCAGAAAATCTAAAATGGTTCTCAAGGGTGAAGTAAAGAGAAAGAACGACCCTGGGAATTCAAAGCTATTGGCATCTGATGCCCTGCTTCTCCCCTTGGGGCTCACCAACAAGTTCTTTTTTCTCGTTTTCTTCGCATCATCATATTTCCTGatgaagagatggagagagaagaTGGGTACCTCAACGCCTCTCCATGTTGTCAACTTTGAGGAGCTTGTGGCCATTGTTGCCCACTTGTCTTCCTTCATATATTTGCTGGGATTCTTTGGAATTGATTATGTCCAAAACTTTATCAGTGGAAATGATGATTTTGTTGAGGAGGCGGATATCAACATTCCTCCAGCAACCTGTGGGAtagaagacaaagaagaaattaTTGTTAAGAAACCTGAGGTCCAGCTCAAGGGAATTAACCTTGGTGACAACGACGACGCAGACATTGCAGCTGCTGTATGTAATGGCACTGTGGCCTCCTATTCTCTTGAATCTTCACTTGGGGACTGCAAGAGAGCTGCCTCTGTGAGGAGGAGTGCCTTGGAGATCATGACTGGGAGATCGCTTGATGGGCTGCCCTTGGAGGGATTTGATTATCAGTCCATTCTTGGGCAGTGCTGTGAGATGCCTGTGGGTTATGTACAAATCCCTGTGGGTGTAGCAGGGCCCTTACTAGTCAATGGGTTAGAGTACATGGTGCCCATGGCAACCACAGAAGGGTGTCTGGTGGCCAGCACCAACAGAGGTTGCAAGGCCATTCTTATGAGTGGCGGGGCCACAAGCATTCTTCTCAGAGATGGTATGACTAGGGCTCCTGTTGTGAGATTTCAGAGTGCCAAGAGGGCTGCGGAACTCAAGTTCTATATTGAGGATCCCGCAAACTCTGATAACCTCTGTGACATTTTCAACAGGTAG